The Pseudomonadota bacterium genome includes the window TCTTGATCACGGATCACAGCGTAAGGGAAACACTGGGAATTTGCTCAAGGGCGTACATATTAAGCGACGGGAAAGTGATCGCGCAGGGCTCGCCAAACGATGTGTTGGCCAATCAGCAAGTACGCGAAGTGTACTTGGGAGAGGATTTTCGATTATAAATACAGAGGTTCAATCGAACGTGTACGGACAGGGACACGGTTGCCGTCACCGGGCCGCACTCCCCGCTCGTCAAACCTCGATTGTCATTCGGAGCGCGCGACACGGCGTGCTAGGCAGCGTCTCGGTTGAGCGCATAGCGATCAGCCACAACAAATCATGAAACCAACGCTTCAATTAAAAATCGGTCAGTCCTTGACCATGACACCGCAGCTTCAGCAGGCTATCCGACTGCTGCAACTGCCGGTGATGGAGCTCCAAACCCAAATACAAGAAGCGCTAGAGAGCAATGTCATGCTCGAAGCGGTTGAAGAAGAGCAAACCGTAGAGGTCAAGGCGCTCGAGGCGCCGGACAAACCCGCTGAGCCAGAGAACGATGGCGACACACAGGTTGCGGAGGCCACATACGAAGAAACCTGGGACAAGCAAATTACCGCGGCCGAGCCCAACTACAACAGCGCGGGCGGCGAGCCACCCATACAACAAGACTTTGTTGACCACTCGGGTCAAACCCTGCAAGAGCATTTATTGTGGCAGCTGGAGCTCGAAAAGTTTGATGCGTTTGAAGCCGCCATTGGGCGCGCCATCATCGACGCCATCAATGAAGACGGGTATCTCATCGACGACTTGAACACCATCATTGACACACTGGCGGTTGCACGCGATGGCGGAGCTGTACACGCGACCGAAGCCGATCTTGAGCGGGTGCTGAAAAAAATTCAGCGACTTGATCCCGCCGGCGTTGCCGCACGCAGTCTCGCCGAATGTCTCGACTTACAGCTGCAACAACTCAGCGACGACACGGACGAACGCGAACTCGCCCGCGAACTGGTGGCCAACCATTTGGAACTGCTCGCCGAGCGCCAGTTCGCCGCGTTGCGCCGTCGCCTCAAGGTGGACGAAGAGTCGCTGGAAATTGCTGCCGCACTCGTGCGCAGCCTGCACCCGCGCCCCGGCTCCACGGTGAACACCGTACCGCCCGCGTATATCGTGCCGGATGTCCATGTTAAGAAACAGGACGGTCGTTGGATCATCGAACTCAATTCAGGCACCACGCCCTCACTGCGCGTGAATCAAATCTACGCCAGCCAACTCGCCCGTGGCGCCGAACACAGTACATTGCGTAGTCAGCTGCAAGAAGCACGCTGGCTGGTGCGCAGTCTTGAAATTCGCAATGAGACGTTGTTTCGTGTCGCCAGCTGCATTGTCGCAAGGCAACAAGGTTTTCTAGAGGATGGGGACGAGGCAATGTCGCCCATGATTCTACGCGACGTCGCAGAAGAACTCGACATGCACGAATCGACTATTTCGCGCGTAACGACCAATAAATACATGCGCACACCCCGCGGAATCTTTGAGTTTCGCTACTTTTTCTCGAGCCATATTGGCACCGCCGACGGGAATGAACTATCGTCAGTAGCCATACGGGCAAAAATTCGCAAGCTAATCAATGAAGAGGAGGCCAAGAAACCGCTGAGCGACAGCAAGATTGCCAAGACCCTTCAGGACGCCGGCATCAACGTCGCCAGACGGACAATCGCAAAGTATAGGGAATCAATGAACATACCAGCGTCTAGCGAACGCAAGAAACTTGCTTTGCTGCGCTGAGGCAAATAGGAGTCATCAATGCAAATTACAGTAACTGGTCACCACGTAGACGTTACCGCTGCCCTTCGATCGAGTGTCGAGGATAAAATGGAGCGCCTTGAACGACATTTTGATATGGTCACCGACGCGCACGTTATTCTGACGGTAGAAAAATTGCGCCACAAGGCCGAAGCCAAAGTGCAGTATCGGGGTGGAACGATCTACGCAGATTCGGTTGAACAGGATATGTATGCTGCCATCGATAGTCTGGTCGACAAACTCGATCGACGAGTGAAAAAATCCAAAGAAAAAATCACCAATCACCATGCAAGGGAAGCAAGAAAATCCAATTACTCATGACGAGCCCGAGGGCACGTCAGACTCTCACTTGGCCAGCGTTACGACGCTGGCCAATCTGATTTCACCAGAGCGAGTTTTGTGCAATGTCACGGCGCGCTCGAAAAAACACTGCCTCGAAATCATTGCCCGCCTACTGACCAACGATCAGGACAGCCTGACGGAGTCCGAGGTCTTCGACACCATCTATCAACGCGAGAAGCTGGGTAGCACCGGCCTTGGAGAGGGATTCGCGTTGCCGCATGGGCGTGTTGAAGACCTCGAAGAAAGTGTCGGCGCCTTTCTTATGCTCACCGAACCTGTCGACTTTGACCTCGAAGGCGGCGAAGGTGTCGATATGATATTTGCCCTGGCGGTACCGACCGACAGCGCCGAGGAACATCTTAAAGATCTGTCGTCAATTGCACAGTTGCTGGCCAATACGGACGTGCGCGGCAAAGTCAGTCACTTGGTGAGCAGCATTGATATTCACGATGCGCTGATCGAACTATCGGCCAACACTTAATATGTCGCAGCTTATTTTCGTCAGTGGATTATCAGGTTCGGGAAAAACCGTCGCTCTCCATATGCTTGAAGACCTCGGCTTCTATTGCATCGACAACATTCCGGCCGGCCTTCTTCAAACCTTCGTCAAGCACACGATCGATGCTGATGACCCCGTGTTCGCCAAAACAGCTGTCGGCATTGACGCTCGCAATCGCGCCGCGGACATCGCCCGCGTGCCCGACCTATTCGCCAGACTGCGCGAACTCAATATCGAACACAAAGTGATTTTTCTACACGCCGGTGAAAGTGAATTACTGACTCGCTACAGTGAAACACGACGCAAACACCCGCTTAGTCGCGGGGGTATTGGTCTTCGCGAGGCGTTGATCACCGAGCGAGAGCTCCTCGACCCAATCAGTCGTGAGGCCCATCACATTATCGACACAAGCGGCCTGAGCGTGCACGACTTGCGAGAAATCGTACGCTCTCGTGTTGCGCTGGAAGCCTCATCAAAACTCACGTTGCAAATCGGTTCGTTCGGCTTTAAAAACGGCGTACCCTCCGATGCCGATTTTGTTTTTGATG containing:
- a CDS encoding RNA polymerase factor sigma-54 — encoded protein: MKPTLQLKIGQSLTMTPQLQQAIRLLQLPVMELQTQIQEALESNVMLEAVEEEQTVEVKALEAPDKPAEPENDGDTQVAEATYEETWDKQITAAEPNYNSAGGEPPIQQDFVDHSGQTLQEHLLWQLELEKFDAFEAAIGRAIIDAINEDGYLIDDLNTIIDTLAVARDGGAVHATEADLERVLKKIQRLDPAGVAARSLAECLDLQLQQLSDDTDERELARELVANHLELLAERQFAALRRRLKVDEESLEIAAALVRSLHPRPGSTVNTVPPAYIVPDVHVKKQDGRWIIELNSGTTPSLRVNQIYASQLARGAEHSTLRSQLQEARWLVRSLEIRNETLFRVASCIVARQQGFLEDGDEAMSPMILRDVAEELDMHESTISRVTTNKYMRTPRGIFEFRYFFSSHIGTADGNELSSVAIRAKIRKLINEEEAKKPLSDSKIAKTLQDAGINVARRTIAKYRESMNIPASSERKKLALLR
- the raiA gene encoding ribosome-associated translation inhibitor RaiA, which produces MQITVTGHHVDVTAALRSSVEDKMERLERHFDMVTDAHVILTVEKLRHKAEAKVQYRGGTIYADSVEQDMYAAIDSLVDKLDRRVKKSKEKITNHHAREARKSNYS
- a CDS encoding PTS sugar transporter subunit IIA yields the protein MASVTTLANLISPERVLCNVTARSKKHCLEIIARLLTNDQDSLTESEVFDTIYQREKLGSTGLGEGFALPHGRVEDLEESVGAFLMLTEPVDFDLEGGEGVDMIFALAVPTDSAEEHLKDLSSIAQLLANTDVRGKVSHLVSSIDIHDALIELSANT
- the rapZ gene encoding RNase adapter RapZ, with amino-acid sequence MSQLIFVSGLSGSGKTVALHMLEDLGFYCIDNIPAGLLQTFVKHTIDADDPVFAKTAVGIDARNRAADIARVPDLFARLRELNIEHKVIFLHAGESELLTRYSETRRKHPLSRGGIGLREALITERELLDPISREAHHIIDTSGLSVHDLREIVRSRVALEASSKLTLQIGSFGFKNGVPSDADFVFDVRFLPNPYWDKKLRAYNGRDKPVIDYLKSQDKVAARVNDIIDLLEKWLPDFEANNRSYLTIAIGCTGGQHRSVYVADQLTEHFSKTYQRVSCRHSALST